The following is a genomic window from uncultured Propionivibrio sp..
CAATTCAGCCTTCTACTTCGGCAAAGAGCCGACCTACTGCATCGATAGCGCCATTCCGTTCGGTATGAATACGCGTCAGGTCAAGGCCTGGTATCGCCATGGCAACGGCGGCAAGTTGATGGGCGAGTTCCTGGCCAAGTCGAACATCGTCTCGATTCCGGCCGGAAATACCGGCGCCCAGATGGGGGGCTGGTACCGCAAGGAGATCAAGAGCATTGCCGATCTCAAGGGCATGAAGATGCGCGTCGTCGGCGTCGCCGGCGCGGTGCTCTCGAAGCTTGGTGTCGTGCCGCAGCTGATTGCCGGCGGCGATATCTATCCGGCATTGGAAAAGGGCGTCATCGACGCTGTCGAATGGGTCGGGCCGTATGACGATCAGAAGCTCGGCTTCAACAAGGTCGCCAAGTACTACTACTATCCGTCGTGGTGGGAAGGCAGCGCGCAGATGTGCGTCTATGTGAATGCCGGAAAGTGGGCTGAATTGCCGAAGGAATATCAGGCGATGCTGACGGCGGCCTGTGCGGAAGCGGAAGTCGAGATGGTGTCGCGCTACGATGCCAAGAACCCGGCCGCGCTACGACAGTTGATGGCCTCCGGCACCAAGATCCTGCCGTTCCCGAAGGATGTCATGGAAGCCGCGTACAAGGCCTCGATGGAATACTATGCCGAGACCTCGGCGAAGTATCCCGATTTCAAGAGGATCTACGACGACTACAAGAAATTCATGGACGAGCAGAATTTCTGGTTCCGCGTTGCCGAGAACGAGTTTGCCAAGTTCATGTTCAGCCGCAAGAACTGATCCATGTCGAAGCAATAAAAAAACGGGGGCGATGCCCCCGTTTTTGTTGTCGGCAATTGCCGCTCATTTGCTTCTTATTTGCTGTTCTCGCTGCCCAGAGAAGGTGGTTCCGATGGCTGGTCGTAATCCGTTTCCGGCAGCACCATCTGCACCGAGTCGATATCGACGGCCTGGACCTTGTCGAGGCCCGAGGTGACGAGTTGCGGGAACAGGATGACCAGCAGCACCATCAGGATCTGGATGCAGACAAAGGGGATGGCGCCCCAGTAGATGTCGCTCGTCTTGATCGAGGAGGGCGCGACCGAACGCAGGAAGAACAGCGCAAAGCCGAAAGGCGGATGCAGGAAGGACGTCTGCATGTTGATGCCGAGCAGCACGCCGAACCAGATCAGATCGATGCCAAGCTTGTCCGCGACCGGTCCGAGCAGTGGCACGACGATGAACGACAGTTCGAAATAGTCGAGGAAGAAGGCCAGCACGAAGATCAGGATGTTGACGACGATCAGGAAGCCGAACTGTCCGCCGGGCAGATCGACGAGCAGGTGCTCGACCCAGAGGTGTCCATCGACACCGTAGAACGTCAGCGAGAAGACGCGTGCGCCGATCAGGATGAAAACGACGAAGGTCGTCAGCTTGGCCGTACTCTCCATCGCCTGGCGTAGCAGCTTGAGGTCGAGGCGCTTGCGCATCACGGCCATGATCAGGGCGCCGGTGGCGCCCATGGCGCCGCCTTCGGTCGGCGTCGCGACGCCAAGGAAGATCGTGCCGAGCACCAGGAAGATCAGGCCGAGCGGCGGGATTAGCACGAAGGTGACCTTTTCGGCCATCTTCGACAGCAGGCCCAGCTTCAGCGCCTTGTTGATCAGCGCCAGGACGAACGGGATGAAGATGCCAACCATCGTGCACATGACGATCAGTTCGTCGGTCGGCATGTCGTCCGGCCGGGTCTTGCCGAAAGCAACGCCGATTGTGATGGCCAGGGCCGTCAGCGCCAGCAGCGATCGGCCCCCCGTCTTGCCGTTGGCTTCGCGGAAGATGCGCGCCTCAGGCGGCAAAGCCGGAACCCACTTCGGACGAATGAAGGACACCAGGATGATGTAGCCGACATAGAGGCCGGCGAGCGTGAGCCCCGGGACAAAAGCGCCCTTGTACATGTCGCCGACCGATTTGCCGAGTTGGTCGGCCATGACGATCAACACCAGCGAAGGCGGAATGATCTGGGCCAGCGTGCCCGAAGCGGCGATGACGCCCGATGCGAGCCGTTTGTCGTAGCCGTAGCGCAGCATGATCGGCAGCGAGATCAGGCCCATCGAGATGACCGAGGCGGCGACGACGCCGGTGGTAGCCGCAAGCAGCGCGCCGACGAAGACGACTGCATAGGCGAGACCGCCGCGGACTGGACCGAACAGCTGGCCAATCGTGTCGAGCAGGTCTTCGGCCATGCCGGAGCGTTCGAGGATCAACCCCATGAAGGTGAAGAAGGGGACGGCCAGCATCGTGTCGTTGGAAATGACGCCAAGAATGCGATCGGGCAACGCCTGGAAGAGTTGCGGGCCAAGCAGGCCGAGCTCGATGCCGAGCAGGCCGAAGACGATGCCGTTGGCGGCCAGGGCAAAGGCCACCGGGAAACCGACGAGCAGGAAGATGACCATCGAGATGAAGATGATCGGTGCCATGTTGGCGATCAGAAATTCAGTCATTACGCCTCTCCCTTTTCCTTGCGGGCCTTGATGATGGCCGCAAGCTCTTCTTCGGCGGTCATGGCGATGACTTTTTCAGTCGGATCCGGGCAGAGTCCTTTCAGGAAACCGATGCGCTTGATGAGTTCGGAAATGCCTTGAGCGATCAGCAGGACAAAGCCAACCGGAATCATCAGGCGTACCGGCCACATGATCAGTCCGCCGGGGCTGTTCGACATTTCGTTGCCGACAAAGGCGTGCATAAATACCGGCCAGGAGAGGATGAGGATGGTGAAGGCCATCGGCATCAGGAAAAAGAGGATGCCGAAAATGTCGATCCAGGTCTGTCCGCGTTTCGACAGTTTGCTGGCGACAAGGTCAATACGGACGTGCTCGTTGCGCATCAGCGTGTAGCCCGAGCAGGCGAGGAAGATGGCGCCGAACAGATACCACTGGATTTCAAGGAAGGCGTTCGAGCTGTAGTTGAGCGTGTAGCGCAGGACGGCGTTGCCGGTGCTGACCAGCACGACGACGAGCACCAGCCAGATGGCTGACTTACCGACGCGTTCGGTTAGCGCGTCGATCCACCGCGATAACTTGAGTAGGGTGTCCATGATTAATTCTTGGTTAAGACCAATGTGTGAATGATTGGGCCGGCTTGCCTGCGTGCGCTTGTGGCAGCACATGGAAGTTGCGGCGAGAGCGGACTCGTCCCAGGATCGCTCGGAGAGGCCATAAGCGTTTTTGAAACAACGTTCTATTATTACACAGATGTATTGTCCCGGCATTGTTCCAGTGCTGACGTTCGGGCTGTTGTCTCAAGTTCAATGAGCCGAGTCGTTATCGGTAGTCGTTCTGCCTCATTGCCGCGTGCTATAATCGGCCACTTTTTCAATGGCTTGTGAGGCATACGATGTTTTCTGCAAAAGAGACGCTGGCGAAGATGGATCCCGAAATCTGGCAATCGATTGAAAAGGAAAATCGTCGCCAGGAAGAGCACATCGAACTGATCGCTTCGGAGAACTACGTCAGCAAGGCGGTGATGGAAGCTCAGGGTTCGCAGCTCACCAACAAGTATGCCGAAGGCTATCCGGGCAAGCGTTACTACGGTGGTTGCGAGTATGTCGATATCGCCGAGCAGCTTGCCATTGAGCGCCTCAAGCAGTTGTTCGGTGCCGAAGCCGCCAACGTCCAGCCGAATTCGGGTTCGCAAGCCAACCAGGCGGTGCTGATGGCCTTTGCCAAACCGGGCGACACGATCATGGGAATGAGCCTGGCCGAAGGCGGCCACCTCACGCATGGCATGCCGCTCAATCTGTCGGGGAAGTGGTTCAACGTCGTTTCCTACGGTCTCAATGCCGACGAAGAAATCGACTACGACCGTATGGAAGCCCTGGCGCGCGAGCACAAGCCGCGCATCATCATCGCTGGTGCCTCGGCCTACTCGCTGCAGATCGATTTCGAGCGTTTTGCCAAGGTTGCCAAGGAAATCGGTGCGATTTTCTGGGTCGACATGGCGCACTATGCCGGCTTGATTGCCGCTGGCTGCTATCCTAATCCGGTGCCGGTTGCCGACGTCGTCACCTCGACGACGCACAAGACGCTGCGCGGACCGCGCGGCGGCGTCATCCTGATGAAGGCCGAGCACGAAAAGGCGATCAATTCGGCGGTGTTCCCGGGGCTGCAAGGCGGGCCGCTGATGCACGTTATCGCGGCCAAGGCCGTTGCCTTCAAGGAAGCGGCTACGTCTGAGTTCATCGACTACCAGGAGCAGGTGCTGGCCAATGCGCGCGTCATGGCGCGCGTGCTGTCCGAGGAACGTGGTCTGCGGATCGTCTCCGGTCGGACCGAGTCGCACGTATTCCTCGTCGATCTGCGCGCCAAGAACATCACCGGCAAGGAAGCCGAAGCGGCGCTCGGCAAAGCGCATATCACCGTCAACAAGAATTCGATTCCGAACGACCCGCAGAAGCCCATGGTGACTTCCGGCGTCCGGATCGGTTCGCCGGCAATGACGACCCGAGGCTTTACCGAGATCGAGGCGGAACAGGTGGCCCATCTGATCGCCGATGTGCTTGAAGCGCCCAATGACGAAGCGGTGCTGGCGCGTGTGCGGGGCGACGTTTCCGCACTCTGCAAGAAGTTCCCGGTCTACGGTGCCTGAACGGGGCTTGTCTTGCGTTCGCACGCTTCTCTTGTCGGCCGGCAGGTGACGCCGTGAAATGTCCGTTCTGCGGTGCGGCGGAGACCACGGTTGCCGATACGCGCATCAATGACGACGGGGACATCGTTCGCCGCCGTCGTCGCTGCCTGACTTGCGACAAGCGGTTCTCGACCTACGAGCGGGCGGAGATCCGCCTGCCTCAGGTCGTCAAGAAGAACGGTTCGCGCGTCGATTACGACCGCGAAAAGTTGTCGGCCAGCTTGTGGTTGTCCTTGCGCAAGCGGCCGGTGACCGTCGAGGCGGTCGATGCTGCGATCATCCGGATCGAGGAAAAGCTGCTGACCCTTGGCGAACGCGAAGTGCCGTCTGAAAAGATCGGCGAGATGGTAATGCGCGAGCTCAAGAAGCTCGACAAAGTGGCGTACATTCGCTTCGCCTCGGTCTATCGCAACTTCGAGGACGTCGACGAGTTTTCCGACATCATTCGTGAGGTTTCGCCCCGCCCGGTCGCGCGGCGCGGCCGGTAGGGCAGGCGGATGTTTTCCGCAGCCGATCACGCATTCATGGCGCAGGCGCTACGCCTGGCCGAGCTTGGGCTATGGACGACCTCGCCGAATCCGCGTGTCGGTTGCGTCCTCGTCAAGGATGGGCAGGTCGTTGGCGAAGGCTGGCATCAGCGCGCCGGCGAAGCGCATGCGGAGATTCATGCGTTGCTGGCGGCTGGTGCGTCGGCGCGCGGTGCAAGCGCGTATGTGACGCTTGAGCCCTGCAGTCATTTCGGACGCACGCCACCCTGCGCGAAAGCGTTGATTGACGCGGGCGTGTCACGCGTCGTGGCGGCGATGCAGGACCCCAATCCTCAGGTTTCGGGAAGAGGCCTCGCGATGCTGCGCGACGCAGGCATTGAAGTGGCGTGCGGCTTGCTCGAAAGCGAAGCGCGCGAACTCAATATTGGTTTTGTTTCCCGCATGACCCGGCAACGGCCGTGGGTACGGCTGAAAATGGCGGCGAGTCTGGATGGGCGGACGGCGCTTGCGAACGGCCAGAGTCAATGGATCACAGGTGCTGCGGCGCGCCAGGACGGTCACCGCTGGCGCGCCCGTGCCTGTGCGATTCTGACCGGTATGGGCACCGTGCGTGATGACGATCCGCAACTGAGCGTCCGGGGAGTCAATACGACACGGCAGCCGGTGCGGGTGGTGGTCGATGGTCAGCTTGCAATTCAATCGTCGGCGCGCATTCTGGACGGGGGCGGTACCATCATCGCGACGGCGCAGGAAAAGGGGCCGCGCGTCGATGCGCTACGTGCTCGCGGCGCCGAAGTCTGCTCACTGGCGAATGCTGTCGGGCGGGTCGATCTGCCGCGTTTGCTGGCGTTGCTGGCGCAGCGTGGGATCAATGAACTGCATGTCGAGGCCGGGCGCGGTTTGAGTGGCGCCTTGTTCGCTGCCGGTCTCGTCGACGAGTTGCTGCTCTATATGGCGCCGTGCCTCCTGGGCAGCGAAGCGCGCGGGCTGGTGGATTTGCCGGCACTGGCGTCGCTGACGGAAAAGCTTGCGCTCAAGACCTGCGACGTGCGGATGCTGGGCGACGATTTGCGCGTACGCGCCCGAGTGGTGCCTGCTCAGGCGCGGTAAGCGCGCGGCGTTTTTGGCGCTAGAGACGGATGGCCTACTTGTATTCCCGCCACTCAAGGGGCGTATCGTCGTGATCGCCGTGCGGATGGCGCTCCCATGCCTGGATGTAGGCCTGGTTCTGTGATTTCTTGAGCAGGCGCTCGGGCGCTTCGAGGTTGTGCAGTTCCGTTTCCTCGACGTAGTAATAGAGCGCGCGCAGCAGTTTGACCAGCAGCGCGCAGCCGAGGTGGAAGCCTTTGTCAATCAGCGCCGTTTCGAGCTCTTCAAGCGAGTGGTCATGGAGGTCGTAACTGATGTCGATCGTCAGTTGCTCGGGGTGGGGGGTGACGTTCAGTCCGCTCAGGCCGGCGAGGAAGCTGGAGGCTTCCTCGACCTGTCCCGGTGGAATCTCGGAAAAATAGATCGTCCTTTCCTTCCGGATGGGCGGAGGGTTCCGAGGTGGGGCAGCCGGCGGACGTTTCATGACGGACTCCGGTAGGATGCGACGCAGGAACTAGGAACCCGGCTTGCTTTGCATGATCTGCAAGCCCTTGAGCAGGTTGAGCGCCTGGTTGAGCTGGTAATCCTTTTTGGAGGCGATTTCGCGTGTCGGCGCTTCGCCGGCGTCGTCTTCGTCCTTGCTTGGAGAAGCGCCCTTCGGTTTTGTCGTGCCCGGAGCCTTGCTTTGCGGTTTTACAGTCGGCGTTGTCTTGTCGCTGCCGGGATCCCGGTCGTTCTCCAGATGGTGCTCAAGGTCCGCCTCACGCAGGCGAGTGGCCGAGGTGCCGTTGGCCGACTCTTCGACGACGATGTCGGGGACGATGCCCTTCGCCTGGATCGAGCGGCCCGAAGGCGTGAAATAGCGCGCGGTCGTCAGCTTGATGGCGGTGTTGTTGGGCAGCGGCAGGACGGTTTGCACCGATCCTTTTCCGAAGCTCGTCGTTCCCATCAGGACGGCGCGCTTGTGGTCTTGTAGCGCACCAGCCACGATTTCGGAGGCCGATGCCGAGCCGCCGTTGATCAGCACGACCATCGGTACGCTGCGCGCTTCGGCCGGCAGCGCCTTGAGGAAGTCCTCACGCGTGCCGCGCAGATAGTCTTCCGGCGATGCATAGAACTGATGCTTCGCGTCCGGGGTGCGCCCGTCTGTCGAGGTGATCAGTGTCTTGGGCGGCAGGAATGCTGCCGAGACGCCGATGGCGGCATTGAGCAATCCGCCCGGATCGTTGCGCAGATCGAGGACCAGTCCCTTGAGTTGTCCGGGCTTGTAAAGGTCGCCCAGATGCTTGGCAACCGCGGCTGCGGTATTTTCCTGGAATGAGGTGATACGCAGGTAGCCGTAGCCCGGTTCGACAACCTTCGACTTGACGCTCTGGACTTTGATGATTTCGCGCGTCAGCGTGATTTCAAGCGGCTTGGCTTCGCCCTTGCGCAGGATCGAGAGCTTGATCTGCGTTTTTGGCTTTCCGCGCATGCGCTTGACCGCGTCCGAAAGTGTGAGGCCCTTGACCAGCGTGTCGTCCAGTTTGAAGATCAGGTCGCCCGACTTGATGCCGGCCCGGTCGGCCGGCGTGTCTTCAATCGGCGAGATGACCTTGACGAGGCCGTCTTCCATGCCGACCTCAATGCCGAGTCCGCCGAATTCACCCTGCGTGCCGACCTGGAGGTCCTTGAAGGCATCAGCATCGAGATAGGCCGAATGCGGGTCGAGGTTGGAGAGCATGCCGCTGATGGCATGGGTGATCAGCTTCTTGTCCTCGACGGGTTCGACGTAGCCTTGCTTGATCGCGTTGAATACTTCGGCGAAGGTCCGGAGTTCCTCGATGGGAAGGCTGGCGCGGTTTTCCTTTTCGGCAAGCGCCGAAATTTGCAAACTGATGAGGATGCCGCCGAGCATCCCCGCGCAGATCAGTCCGGCCTGTTTCAACTTACCCATCGCTTCCACTCCAGTACAAAATCATCTGAGACTGACCCATTTGAGCGGGTCCTGCGGCTGACCATTATGACGCAGTTCAAAGTATAAACCGGATTCCGGGTTGCCACCGCTGTTCCCGACCGAAGCGACGACGTCTCCGCCGCGCAGGCGATCGCCGACCTGTTTTAGCAGGGCGTCATTGTTGCCATAGATCGAAAGGTAGCCGCCGCCGTGGTCGACGATCAGCAGGTTGCCAAATCCGCGCATCCAGTCGGCGAATACGACTTGGCCGCCGGCAATGGCGTGGACGCTGGTCCCTTGTCCGGCGCGGATGAACAGGCCTTTCCAGGCATTGCCTTCCTGGCGCGGTGCGCCAAAACGGTTGGTGACGGTCCCTTTGACCGGTAGCCGCAATTGTCCCTTCGCTTGCGCCAGTCCGCCGCCCGGCATCGCTTCTGGCGTGCTGTCATTGACGAGTTCGCGTGCCGGCGTGTGCGCACTCCCGGCCTGAGACGATCCGCTCGGGCGCGTCTCCTTGCGTGGCGTCGCCTTGGCTGCGAGCGCCTTGGCCAGTTGTTCGATCAGTTGCGTCAGCCGCTTTTCGTCTCGCTGGAGGGCGCCGATTTCGCGCCGTTGCTCGCTGATCTTGGCCGAAATCTTCTCCAGCATGACCTTGCGCTGTTCGCGTTGGGCAAGCAGTTTGGCGTGTTGCTCGCGTTGGCGTCCTTCGACGGTGGCCAGCGCCTGCGCTTGCTCCTTGGTTTTGACCGCCAGTGCCTGTTTGCGCTGCAAGGTCCCTTCGATTTCATGGACAAGCTGGCTTCTCGCCTTGCCGATGGTCGAGAGGTAGTAGAGGTCGCGCGTGACCTGGCTGGGGTTGTCGCCGTTGAGCAAGGTATGCAGCGTGTCCGGCGTGCCCCGCAAATAGTGCCGGTACACGAGAATCTCGAGTTGTGTCTGCTGGCCGGACAGGCGGCTTTCAAGCTCTTTTGACTGTGTGGACAGGTCCTTCAACGCCGCCTGGATCTTGTCCCGCTGGATTGTCAGGGCGTGAAGTTCCCGCTGCGTTGCCGAAATTTCCTGTTCGACTCCCTTGAGTTGGTCTGCGGCGGTGGCGCGTTTTCCCTCGGTGTCGGCAATGCCTTTACGCAGCGATTCGATTTGGCTGCGAACTTCCTTGAGGTCGCCCTGCTTTGCACTGACCTCGTTTTGCGTCGCCGGATGCGGTGCCGTCTTGCCTTTATCCTTTGCAGCATGCGCATCTGCCCCCTGCAGCAAGATAGCGCAAACGAAGGCTGCCAGAGCGCGCTGTCGGCGGACAAGGTATGGACGTGCCGGCGAAGCGCCGGGGTCGGACGGTGAGGGCTGGAGTCGGAAAAAGTCGGGTCGGTTCATGTAGTGCCTAGGGGCGCCCCCCGGAACGGGAATTATTCTATAATGATTCCCCTTGTTTAACGAGGGTTGGGCATCGTGGCGATTCAAACCAGTCTTATCGACAAGCAGGAACACATCGAGTCGGCCGCGCGCGCGCTGAAGTCGATCGCGCATCCTTTGCGCCTGAAAATTCTCTGCGTTGTCGGCGATCAGGAAGCCTGCGTGCAGGAAATCGTCGAGGCGGTTGGTACGTCGCAAAGCAATATTTCCCAGCATCTTGCCATCCTGCGCGACAAGGACGTTCTGGTGACGCGCAAGGAAGCCAACCGCGTCTATTATCGCATCGGCGATAAGCGGACCTTGCAGTTGATCGGTATGATGCGCGAGGTCTTTTGCGGCTGAGTCGTCGGCTCCGCCTTTTTTCGCCAGTTTCTTCGATTTCCTCTTTGGATGGTGCTTATCTTGGAATTCCTTCAACAAAATTTCATGTTGTTTGTCGCCGCAGCGGTCAGCGGCGGTCTGCTGTTGGTGCTGACTCTTCGCCGGCCTGACGGCAAGCATCTGGTCAACGCGACGCAGGCGACGATGCTGATCAATCGTGAGGATGCGGTTGTCATTGACGTGCGCGAGCCCTTCGAATATGTCGATGGTCACTTACCGGAGTCGCGCAACATTCCGCTGGCGCAGATCGAGCAACGCCTGGGCGATCTTGAGAAGCGGAAAGAGGCGCCGGTGATCCTTGTTTGCCAAACGGGTGCCCGTTCGAGCGATGCCTGCAAGAAGCTCGAAGGCCTCGGGTTTACGCGCGTGCACAATCTCGATGGCGGCGTTGCTGCATGGCGTGCCGCCGGACTGCCGCTGCGTAAGGGTGCAAAAAAATGAGCGCGGCGCCGCATGTGGTGATGTACTCGACGGCGGTCTGTCCTTATTGCATTCGCGCCGAACAGTTGCTGCGTGCTCGCGGCGTTACCGAGATCGAAAAGATCCGTATTGATCTTGATCCGGCACGTCTCGATGAGATGATCGCCAAGACCGCCCGCCGGACGGTGCCGCAGATCTTCATCGGCGAATTTCATGTCGGTGGTTGCGATGATCTGATCGCGCTCGACAAGGCCGGCAAGTTGCAGCCTCTGCTTGGCGGTCAGTCGGCCTGAGTGCCGTTTGTCGCCGTTTTTCTACCTGTCAGGAAATAATTCATCATGACCGAACAAGAAACGCCGTTGTTTGCCATTGAAAAGCTGTATGTCAAGGATCTGTCGCTGGAAGTGCCGAATGCGCCGGCGATCTATGTCGAAAGCGAGTCGCCGGAAGTTGGTCTGCAACTGCAGACCGGGGTACAACGGCTGACCGAAGATGCTTTCGAAGTGACGCTGACGGTGACGGTAACGGCGAAGCTCGGCGAAAAGACGGTATTTTTGGTCGAAGTCGGCCAGGCGGGCATCTTCCGCGTGCGCAACGTGCCTGAGGAGAATCTTGATCCGCTGCTCTCGATCGCGTGCCCGAACATTCTTTTCCCCTATGCTCGTGAAGTGGTGTCCGACGCGGTGTCGCGCGGTGGCTTCGCGCCGGTGGTGCTGCAACCCGTCAATTTCGAGTCGCTCTATGCCGCCCGCCAGCAGGAGCAGGCTGCGAGCGCCGGCCAGACGGCACAATAATCCACGTCGGTTTCTCTTCGGAGCCTCGGCATGAAACGTTGGCTGTTCCTTTGGGTGATCGTGCTGGCCATGCCGGCGCTGGCCGTCGATTATCGGACCGTCGATACGGCAACGGTGCTCTACGACGGCCCGTCGTTGCGCGGCAACAAGTTGTTTGTCATCCGAAAGGATACGCCGGTTGAGGTGGTCGTCAGTCTTGAAGGCTGGGTGAAGGTCCGCGACGCCGAGGGTGGGCTGGCCTGGATCGAGAAGAAGGCCCTTGCCGAGCGGCGCACGGTCATTGTCACGGCAGCGCGCGCCGAGATTCGTCAGAAGCCTGATGAGTCTGCGCCCTTGGTATTCGAGGCGGATCGAAAGGTCTCGCTCGACTATCTCGAAACCGCACCGGGCGGCTGGGTCAAGGTTCATCACCGAGACGGCGCGTCGGGCTATGTGCGAGCCAATCAGATCTGGGGGCTGTAGGGCGTGAATATCACGGTTATTGGTGCCGGCGCTTGGGGAACCGCGCTGGCCATCACCTTTTGCGGGCGGCATGCGGTGACCTTGTGGACACGCGAGGCCGACGTGACCGAAACGATGCGGCTAGAGCGCGAAAACAAGCGTTTTTTTCCGGGATTTCCTTTCCCTGAAGCGCTCAAGGTTGAAGCGGATTTCGATGCGGCAGTGTCGGGGGCCGATCTCTTGTTGCTGGCGACCCCGCTGGTGGGGTTTCGAGCTGGGGTACGGCGCTTGCAGCAGAATGGGCAGTTACGGCCTCTGTTGTGGGTGTGCAAGGGGTTGGAGGCCGAAACGGCGAAATTGCCGCATCAGATCGTTGCCGAGGAACTCGGGGATGGCGCGCAATATGGTGCGCTGACCGGGCCCAGCTTTGCCGAAGAGGTCGCGCGCGGATTGCCGACGGCCGTGACTTTGGCGGCCAACGATGCCGATTTCGCGCGGCGGACG
Proteins encoded in this region:
- the dctP gene encoding TRAP transporter substrate-binding protein DctP, translating into MERRSFLKKAGAGLAAGAVAAPALAQNAPTIKWRMASSYPKSLDTIYGATEFLVKRVAEMSGGKFQIQLFAAGEIVPGTAVHDAVKDGTVETGFTNSAFYFGKEPTYCIDSAIPFGMNTRQVKAWYRHGNGGKLMGEFLAKSNIVSIPAGNTGAQMGGWYRKEIKSIADLKGMKMRVVGVAGAVLSKLGVVPQLIAGGDIYPALEKGVIDAVEWVGPYDDQKLGFNKVAKYYYYPSWWEGSAQMCVYVNAGKWAELPKEYQAMLTAACAEAEVEMVSRYDAKNPAALRQLMASGTKILPFPKDVMEAAYKASMEYYAETSAKYPDFKRIYDDYKKFMDEQNFWFRVAENEFAKFMFSRKN
- the nrdR gene encoding transcriptional regulator NrdR — encoded protein: MKCPFCGAAETTVADTRINDDGDIVRRRRRCLTCDKRFSTYERAEIRLPQVVKKNGSRVDYDREKLSASLWLSLRKRPVTVEAVDAAIIRIEEKLLTLGEREVPSEKIGEMVMRELKKLDKVAYIRFASVYRNFEDVDEFSDIIREVSPRPVARRGR
- a CDS encoding S41 family peptidase, whose translation is MGKLKQAGLICAGMLGGILISLQISALAEKENRASLPIEELRTFAEVFNAIKQGYVEPVEDKKLITHAISGMLSNLDPHSAYLDADAFKDLQVGTQGEFGGLGIEVGMEDGLVKVISPIEDTPADRAGIKSGDLIFKLDDTLVKGLTLSDAVKRMRGKPKTQIKLSILRKGEAKPLEITLTREIIKVQSVKSKVVEPGYGYLRITSFQENTAAAVAKHLGDLYKPGQLKGLVLDLRNDPGGLLNAAIGVSAAFLPPKTLITSTDGRTPDAKHQFYASPEDYLRGTREDFLKALPAEARSVPMVVLINGGSASASEIVAGALQDHKRAVLMGTTSFGKGSVQTVLPLPNNTAIKLTTARYFTPSGRSIQAKGIVPDIVVEESANGTSATRLREADLEHHLENDRDPGSDKTTPTVKPQSKAPGTTKPKGASPSKDEDDAGEAPTREIASKKDYQLNQALNLLKGLQIMQSKPGS
- the ribD gene encoding bifunctional diaminohydroxyphosphoribosylaminopyrimidine deaminase/5-amino-6-(5-phosphoribosylamino)uracil reductase RibD, yielding MFSAADHAFMAQALRLAELGLWTTSPNPRVGCVLVKDGQVVGEGWHQRAGEAHAEIHALLAAGASARGASAYVTLEPCSHFGRTPPCAKALIDAGVSRVVAAMQDPNPQVSGRGLAMLRDAGIEVACGLLESEARELNIGFVSRMTRQRPWVRLKMAASLDGRTALANGQSQWITGAAARQDGHRWRARACAILTGMGTVRDDDPQLSVRGVNTTRQPVRVVVDGQLAIQSSARILDGGGTIIATAQEKGPRVDALRARGAEVCSLANAVGRVDLPRLLALLAQRGINELHVEAGRGLSGALFAAGLVDELLLYMAPCLLGSEARGLVDLPALASLTEKLALKTCDVRMLGDDLRVRARVVPAQAR
- a CDS encoding TRAP transporter large permease subunit, which encodes MTEFLIANMAPIIFISMVIFLLVGFPVAFALAANGIVFGLLGIELGLLGPQLFQALPDRILGVISNDTMLAVPFFTFMGLILERSGMAEDLLDTIGQLFGPVRGGLAYAVVFVGALLAATTGVVAASVISMGLISLPIMLRYGYDKRLASGVIAASGTLAQIIPPSLVLIVMADQLGKSVGDMYKGAFVPGLTLAGLYVGYIILVSFIRPKWVPALPPEARIFREANGKTGGRSLLALTALAITIGVAFGKTRPDDMPTDELIVMCTMVGIFIPFVLALINKALKLGLLSKMAEKVTFVLIPPLGLIFLVLGTIFLGVATPTEGGAMGATGALIMAVMRKRLDLKLLRQAMESTAKLTTFVVFILIGARVFSLTFYGVDGHLWVEHLLVDLPGGQFGFLIVVNILIFVLAFFLDYFELSFIVVPLLGPVADKLGIDLIWFGVLLGINMQTSFLHPPFGFALFFLRSVAPSSIKTSDIYWGAIPFVCIQILMVLLVILFPQLVTSGLDKVQAVDIDSVQMVLPETDYDQPSEPPSLGSENSK
- a CDS encoding TRAP transporter small permease subunit, giving the protein MDTLLKLSRWIDALTERVGKSAIWLVLVVVLVSTGNAVLRYTLNYSSNAFLEIQWYLFGAIFLACSGYTLMRNEHVRIDLVASKLSKRGQTWIDIFGILFFLMPMAFTILILSWPVFMHAFVGNEMSNSPGGLIMWPVRLMIPVGFVLLIAQGISELIKRIGFLKGLCPDPTEKVIAMTAEEELAAIIKARKEKGEA
- the glyA gene encoding serine hydroxymethyltransferase; the protein is MFSAKETLAKMDPEIWQSIEKENRRQEEHIELIASENYVSKAVMEAQGSQLTNKYAEGYPGKRYYGGCEYVDIAEQLAIERLKQLFGAEAANVQPNSGSQANQAVLMAFAKPGDTIMGMSLAEGGHLTHGMPLNLSGKWFNVVSYGLNADEEIDYDRMEALAREHKPRIIIAGASAYSLQIDFERFAKVAKEIGAIFWVDMAHYAGLIAAGCYPNPVPVADVVTSTTHKTLRGPRGGVILMKAEHEKAINSAVFPGLQGGPLMHVIAAKAVAFKEAATSEFIDYQEQVLANARVMARVLSEERGLRIVSGRTESHVFLVDLRAKNITGKEAEAALGKAHITVNKNSIPNDPQKPMVTSGVRIGSPAMTTRGFTEIEAEQVAHLIADVLEAPNDEAVLARVRGDVSALCKKFPVYGA
- a CDS encoding peptidoglycan DD-metalloendopeptidase family protein gives rise to the protein MLQGADAHAAKDKGKTAPHPATQNEVSAKQGDLKEVRSQIESLRKGIADTEGKRATAADQLKGVEQEISATQRELHALTIQRDKIQAALKDLSTQSKELESRLSGQQTQLEILVYRHYLRGTPDTLHTLLNGDNPSQVTRDLYYLSTIGKARSQLVHEIEGTLQRKQALAVKTKEQAQALATVEGRQREQHAKLLAQREQRKVMLEKISAKISEQRREIGALQRDEKRLTQLIEQLAKALAAKATPRKETRPSGSSQAGSAHTPARELVNDSTPEAMPGGGLAQAKGQLRLPVKGTVTNRFGAPRQEGNAWKGLFIRAGQGTSVHAIAGGQVVFADWMRGFGNLLIVDHGGGYLSIYGNNDALLKQVGDRLRGGDVVASVGNSGGNPESGLYFELRHNGQPQDPLKWVSLR
- a CDS encoding metalloregulator ArsR/SmtB family transcription factor, which encodes MGIVAIQTSLIDKQEHIESAARALKSIAHPLRLKILCVVGDQEACVQEIVEAVGTSQSNISQHLAILRDKDVLVTRKEANRVYYRIGDKRTLQLIGMMREVFCG